From one Bradyrhizobium sp. Ash2021 genomic stretch:
- a CDS encoding lysozyme inhibitor LprI family protein, whose protein sequence is MPGRLIVIASLVALASAAHAGDQGDPDKSCDGNTFEMVECLKAKTAQWDKRMTVAYQQALKDAVPQQRDQLRAAQRLWIQYRDANCLYYGMGEGTIARIDAGECMRNMTQARAKELEDIGHQ, encoded by the coding sequence ATGCCGGGACGATTGATTGTCATCGCCTCGCTTGTCGCGCTGGCGTCGGCGGCCCATGCCGGCGACCAGGGCGATCCCGACAAATCCTGCGACGGCAACACCTTCGAGATGGTCGAGTGTCTCAAGGCGAAGACGGCGCAATGGGACAAGCGGATGACGGTCGCTTACCAGCAAGCCTTGAAGGATGCGGTGCCGCAGCAGCGCGATCAGCTGCGCGCGGCGCAGCGGCTATGGATCCAGTACCGCGACGCCAATTGCCTGTATTACGGCATGGGCGAGGGCACCATCGCCCGTATCGATGCCGGCGAATGCATGCGCAACATGACGCAAGCGCGTGCCAAGGAACTGGAAGATATCGGCCACCAATAA
- a CDS encoding SDR family oxidoreductase — MKSVVITGASTGIGWATAKLLLARGFRVFGSVRKQADADRLKGEFGANFTPLIFDVTDEAAVLAAAREVRNALDGETLSGLVNNAGIAVAGPVLELAADEFRRQLDVNVIGPIIATQAFGPLLGSDPSLKGPKGRIVMISSVAGKNGNPLTSAYSASKHAIEGLSESLRRELMLFGIDVIIVAPGAVKTPIWSKAEEVDISAYQNSPYFPALKGMRKYMLKLGETGLPAEKIAERIAEALTSANPRVRYQITPDSMRYLMMAILPKRMLDRIIAKRLRLMPPA, encoded by the coding sequence ATGAAATCTGTCGTCATCACCGGCGCGTCCACCGGCATCGGCTGGGCTACCGCAAAACTGCTGCTGGCCCGCGGATTTCGCGTTTTCGGCAGCGTGCGCAAGCAGGCGGACGCCGACCGCCTCAAGGGCGAGTTCGGCGCAAACTTCACGCCGCTGATTTTCGACGTCACCGATGAGGCCGCGGTGCTGGCGGCGGCGCGCGAGGTCCGCAACGCCCTCGACGGCGAAACGCTCTCCGGACTCGTCAACAATGCCGGCATCGCGGTTGCCGGCCCGGTGCTCGAACTCGCCGCCGACGAATTCCGCCGCCAGTTGGATGTCAACGTCATCGGGCCGATCATCGCGACGCAGGCGTTTGGTCCGCTGCTCGGCTCCGATCCGTCGCTGAAGGGACCGAAGGGGCGCATCGTGATGATCTCTTCGGTCGCCGGCAAAAATGGCAATCCGCTGACGTCGGCCTATTCGGCGTCGAAACATGCGATCGAGGGGCTGTCCGAAAGCTTGCGCCGCGAGCTGATGCTGTTCGGCATCGATGTCATCATCGTCGCTCCCGGTGCGGTGAAGACCCCGATCTGGAGCAAGGCCGAGGAAGTCGATATTTCCGCCTACCAGAACTCGCCCTATTTTCCGGCGCTGAAGGGGATGCGGAAATACATGCTCAAGCTTGGCGAAACCGGATTGCCGGCGGAGAAGATCGCCGAGCGGATCGCCGAGGCGCTGACATCGGCCAATCCCAGGGTGCGCTACCAGATCACGCCGGACTCGATGCGGTACCTGATGATGGCGATCCTGCCGAAACGGATGCTCGACAGGATCATCGCCAAGCGCCTCCGCCTGATGCCGCCGGCGTGA
- a CDS encoding NADH:flavin oxidoreductase/NADH oxidase family protein — MHTPIPPSSLFAPLTLPNGAVVPNRIAKAAMEENMADSGQIPGESLRRLYESWAQGGVGLILSGNVMIDPTALTGPGGVVLDERQPIEPFKAWARAARRGGNQAWLQINHPGRQVFAAMGQEAVAPSAIGVNMGAYSHLFPVPRALDEAGIAAIVGRFVTTARLAEAAGFSGVQIHAAHGYLISQFLSPLTNRRTDAWGGELQNRARLLLDVVKAVRAVVSPGLSVAVKLNSADFQKGGFEASDAVQVVRWLNELPVDLVELSGGSYESPAMQGAPQATEGAPQAGSTAAREAYFLDFARDISAVARMPVMVTGGIRRRAVAEQALKPSGGRPGVAMVGIASAMAFEPKLPERWKRGEALEIDIPRVGWRNKAYASLARMALVKLQLRRLGKRRQPKADASPLLALIRQQIITKRRTRLYRAWVSQARLVPSSA; from the coding sequence ATGCACACACCCATTCCGCCGTCGTCGCTGTTCGCTCCCCTGACGCTGCCGAACGGCGCGGTCGTTCCCAACCGTATTGCGAAGGCGGCGATGGAAGAGAACATGGCGGATAGCGGCCAGATCCCGGGCGAAAGCCTGCGGCGGCTCTACGAAAGCTGGGCCCAGGGTGGCGTCGGCCTGATCCTGTCAGGCAATGTGATGATCGATCCAACGGCGCTGACCGGACCCGGCGGCGTGGTGCTCGACGAGCGCCAGCCGATCGAGCCATTCAAGGCCTGGGCGCGGGCGGCGAGGCGTGGTGGCAACCAGGCCTGGCTGCAGATCAACCATCCTGGCCGGCAGGTCTTTGCCGCGATGGGGCAAGAGGCGGTGGCGCCGTCGGCCATCGGCGTCAACATGGGCGCTTATTCGCATCTGTTTCCGGTGCCGCGCGCGCTGGATGAAGCGGGCATTGCTGCGATTGTCGGGCGTTTCGTCACCACCGCCCGACTGGCCGAGGCCGCCGGCTTTTCCGGTGTGCAGATCCATGCCGCCCACGGCTATCTGATCAGCCAGTTTCTTTCGCCGCTGACCAACCGGCGCACCGATGCATGGGGTGGCGAGTTGCAGAATCGCGCGCGGCTCCTGCTCGATGTGGTCAAGGCCGTGCGAGCCGTGGTCTCACCCGGCCTCTCGGTCGCGGTCAAGCTGAACTCGGCCGATTTCCAGAAGGGCGGCTTCGAGGCGTCGGATGCCGTGCAGGTAGTTCGCTGGCTCAACGAGTTGCCGGTCGATCTCGTGGAATTGTCCGGCGGCAGTTACGAAAGCCCGGCGATGCAAGGCGCGCCGCAGGCCACGGAAGGCGCGCCGCAGGCCGGCAGCACCGCTGCGCGCGAAGCTTATTTTCTCGACTTTGCCCGCGACATCAGCGCGGTGGCGCGGATGCCGGTCATGGTCACCGGCGGTATCCGCCGGCGCGCCGTGGCCGAGCAGGCGCTGAAGCCAAGCGGGGGCAGGCCGGGCGTCGCCATGGTCGGCATCGCCAGCGCCATGGCGTTCGAGCCGAAGCTGCCCGAACGATGGAAGCGCGGCGAAGCGCTTGAGATCGATATCCCGCGCGTCGGCTGGCGCAACAAGGCCTATGCAAGCCTTGCGAGGATGGCGCTGGTGAAGCTGCAATTGCGCCGCCTCGGCAAGCGCCGGCAGCCGAAAGCTGACGCCAGTCCACTGCTGGCATTGATCCGCCAGCAGATCATCACCAAACGGCGCACCCGGCTTTACCGGGCCTGGGTGTCACAGGCACGGCTCGTACCGTCCAGCGCATGA
- a CDS encoding MerR family transcriptional regulator, whose translation MQIGELARRFGVAPSKIRFLEDEGLVRPVRRTKAGYREYDESSAEALTMILQAQSLGFTLDEIKGALAETRDHGLRRDYLIGHIARKLNELDRHIVQAQELRARLVCASNELKARMKSGAKCDARPSAPSPIGTNRPRAATPARRRPTTMAG comes from the coding sequence ATGCAGATCGGTGAACTGGCGCGGCGGTTCGGGGTGGCGCCGTCGAAAATCCGCTTCCTGGAGGACGAAGGCCTGGTGCGTCCGGTGCGCAGGACCAAGGCCGGCTACCGTGAATATGACGAGAGTTCGGCTGAGGCGCTGACGATGATCCTGCAGGCGCAATCGCTCGGCTTTACGCTCGACGAGATCAAGGGAGCGCTGGCGGAGACCAGGGATCATGGCCTGCGCCGCGACTATTTGATCGGGCATATCGCGCGGAAGCTGAACGAGCTCGACCGTCACATCGTGCAGGCGCAGGAGTTGCGCGCCCGGCTGGTCTGCGCCAGCAACGAGCTCAAGGCGCGCATGAAGAGCGGCGCGAAATGCGACGCAAGGCCTTCGGCGCCGTCGCCGATTGGGACCAACAGACCGCGCGCCGCGACGCCGGCCCGTCGTCGACCAACGACGATGGCGGGATGA